A single region of the Pseudalkalibacillus berkeleyi genome encodes:
- a CDS encoding class I SAM-dependent methyltransferase produces MENALYHQQGYYQRKRMKIGKEGDFYTSSSVHPVFAWVFADYFVAYCESNDVPLHICELGGGKGDFAKQVLDYLRETSPDRYKRLKYMFVDVSKDHIEVAKSTLREHENVSYFESIEDFERMDANFKGVIFSNELLDAFPVHVVMKNNGQLFEVMITVDDHDQLKEITEPLHNEQVRVWIHDYKVDIPEGHRIEVPLIMDSWLKQMSNLLCEGALVTVDYGYTKEEFQDPALKNGTLRGYYKHQMVTDPLHHAGEMDLTVHIPFDALIQKGNEVGLEYVTLQRQRDFLVDHGLFNHLIDHQQPDPFSKESKLNRAIRSFATPGGISDAFRVLIQQKNTGNIK; encoded by the coding sequence ATGGAAAACGCTTTATACCACCAACAAGGTTATTATCAGCGTAAGAGAATGAAAATTGGAAAAGAAGGCGACTTCTATACGTCGAGTTCTGTTCATCCTGTCTTTGCATGGGTATTTGCAGACTACTTTGTAGCTTATTGTGAAAGTAATGATGTACCCCTCCATATTTGTGAGCTAGGTGGAGGGAAAGGTGATTTTGCTAAACAGGTGCTCGATTACTTACGTGAAACGAGCCCTGACCGTTATAAGCGTTTGAAGTATATGTTTGTTGACGTCAGTAAAGATCATATTGAAGTAGCCAAAAGCACGCTAAGGGAGCACGAAAATGTTTCCTATTTTGAGTCAATCGAGGACTTTGAAAGAATGGATGCGAATTTTAAAGGTGTGATCTTTTCAAATGAATTGTTAGATGCATTTCCTGTCCATGTCGTTATGAAAAATAACGGCCAATTATTTGAGGTCATGATCACAGTTGATGACCATGATCAGTTAAAAGAAATCACCGAACCCTTGCATAACGAACAGGTTCGAGTCTGGATTCATGACTACAAAGTCGATATACCTGAAGGGCATCGTATTGAAGTTCCACTCATAATGGATAGTTGGCTCAAGCAAATGTCCAACCTACTTTGTGAAGGGGCATTGGTGACAGTAGATTATGGCTATACGAAGGAAGAGTTCCAAGACCCTGCACTAAAGAATGGTACGTTAAGAGGGTATTATAAGCATCAAATGGTCACTGATCCATTGCACCATGCAGGGGAGATGGACTTGACTGTACATATTCCGTTTGATGCGCTCATTCAGAAAGGAAACGAAGTCGGTCTTGAATATGTCACCTTACAAAGACAAAGGGATTTTCTTGTTGATCACGGTTTATTTAACCACCTAATCGATCATCAGCAACCCGATCCATTTTCAAAGGAAAGTAAGTTAAACCGGGCGATCCGTTCTTTTGCAACACCAGGAGGGATAAGTGATGCATTTCGTGTCCTTATTCAGCAAAAGAATACCGGCAATATAAAATGA
- a CDS encoding DUF2626 domain-containing protein — translation MARMYRMMGFWTAVIAIMAYVGGMEAFALLFVGQTVMFVALGYLNLSERLYIYIFGAYLTVFFIGFTYWTTFMMTPGSGGH, via the coding sequence ATGGCAAGAATGTATCGCATGATGGGATTCTGGACAGCTGTCATTGCTATTATGGCTTATGTAGGTGGCATGGAAGCGTTCGCCCTATTGTTTGTTGGTCAAACAGTCATGTTCGTTGCACTTGGCTACTTAAACTTATCTGAAAGATTGTATATTTATATTTTCGGTGCATACTTAACAGTCTTCTTCATCGGCTTTACGTATTGGACCACTTTCATGATGACCCCTGGATCAGGCGGACATTAA
- a CDS encoding MBL fold metallo-hydrolase — protein MEWKRISVGPVQANCYLLWNEDKEGLIIDPGSEGERIIKEVEAEGFTPIAILLTHAHFDHIGALDVVRENWSLPVYLHQEEFDWLENPDLNGSSFFPMIDAVSVKKADHKLNPGEDLRIGTFTCKVLHTPGHSPGSVSFSFEESGLVVSGDALFMGSIGRTDLPGGNHEQLIESIHEQLLTLDEETEVLSGHGPSTTIGEEMNTNPFLNGF, from the coding sequence ATGGAATGGAAACGAATATCAGTTGGACCTGTACAAGCAAATTGTTATTTACTATGGAACGAAGATAAAGAAGGGTTAATCATCGATCCTGGGAGTGAGGGTGAACGTATCATAAAGGAGGTTGAAGCAGAGGGCTTCACACCAATTGCGATATTGTTAACCCATGCGCATTTTGATCATATTGGTGCACTTGATGTGGTGCGGGAGAATTGGTCATTACCCGTCTATTTACATCAAGAAGAATTTGATTGGCTTGAAAATCCGGATCTGAACGGTTCAAGCTTCTTTCCAATGATTGATGCTGTGTCTGTAAAGAAAGCGGATCATAAATTAAATCCAGGGGAGGACTTAAGAATAGGAACATTTACATGTAAAGTCCTACATACCCCTGGTCACTCACCTGGTAGTGTATCTTTTTCTTTTGAAGAGAGCGGACTTGTCGTGAGTGGTGATGCATTGTTTATGGGAAGTATTGGTCGTACAGACCTTCCAGGGGGGAATCATGAACAATTAATTGAGAGTATTCATGAACAACTCCTAACTCTAGATGAAGAAACTGAAGTCCTTTCAGGACATGGTCCTTCAACGACGATTGGTGAAGAGATGAATACGAACCCGTTCCTAAACGGCTTTTGA
- a CDS encoding MTH1187 family thiamine-binding protein yields the protein MAIVDITVIPIGTKSPSVSDYVVEVQKVLEENKDKINYELTPMSTLIEGEMDDLLHVIKQVHEVPFNHGIERVATNIRIDDRRDKKVRMTDKVNTIQAKLRR from the coding sequence ATGGCAATTGTTGATATTACAGTGATACCGATTGGAACAAAAAGTCCGAGTGTAAGTGACTACGTTGTTGAAGTTCAAAAAGTACTTGAGGAAAACAAAGATAAAATCAATTATGAACTTACCCCTATGAGTACATTAATTGAAGGAGAGATGGACGACTTACTACATGTGATCAAGCAAGTCCACGAAGTTCCTTTTAACCATGGGATTGAACGTGTGGCTACGAATATTCGTATAGATGATCGAAGAGATAAGAAGGTACGAATGACTGACAAAGTAAATACGATCCAAGCGAAATTGAGAAGATAA
- a CDS encoding DUF2759 domain-containing protein: protein MALAIMFGLVTLFALWALFREMKKKNLFAVGFAFLTLAVFGWFTVMTVIDLFHSGGWGAGH from the coding sequence ATGGCATTGGCTATTATGTTTGGCCTTGTAACCCTTTTTGCACTATGGGCTTTATTTAGAGAAATGAAAAAGAAGAATTTATTTGCAGTGGGCTTTGCATTCTTGACACTCGCAGTGTTTGGATGGTTTACGGTGATGACAGTCATCGATCTATTCCACTCTGGCGGTTGGGGTGCTGGACACTAA